One part of the Dyadobacter sp. 676 genome encodes these proteins:
- a CDS encoding efflux RND transporter permease subunit gives MSITEVAVKRPLFITVVFVVLVLFGLISYNQLSYNLLPKFEANVVSVMTTYRGASADEVETNVTKHIEDAVSAIEGLDQINSTSQEGVSSVIIQLKQGVSVDLAQQEAQRKVEQIISLLPDDADRPVINKFSTDEIPVLRMGVTANLSPSELYDLIDDKLKPQLSNVTGVGQVTIIGGTERQIQVNISQDKLKAYHLSISQVSAAINNANTSYPAGQVKTKDDQLSIRFDAKLTTVENLRNVIVGKSSNGGQIFLRDIAEVYDGVADATAVNHINGRPSVALQIQKQSDANAVDVSKLTRERLASLEKQYEAQGLKFNIASDQSIYTLASADAVVFDLGLAVLIVSVVMLLFLHSFRSSMFILVALPSSMIPTFILMSLMGFSLNLMTLMALSLVVGILVDDSIVVLENINRHMEMGKSRWQAALDGRAEIGFTALAITLVDVVVFVPLALTQGLIGNILREFSLVVVFSTLMSLLVSFTLTPLLASRFGKLEVLDKNSLWGRLNLGFERFLDNVKEEYGRILTWVLGHKRYIFLLSFALIVGSIALVPGGFVGAAFMQQSDRGELNVSLELAPTASVYQTNQIAQRVEKILLAKPEVTKVFTNVGYSSTGLGTTSNSNIADLTVQLVDKKERSISSEEFGQNIQKEILQIPGVKVTVAPTSITGNANQAPIQVAVKGTDMAVIRKTAAQVKDIVASVPGTSNVDYSVDDPKPEVGVTLDREKMAQLGINAAEVGATLQTAFRGDDRSKFKQNGKEYDIMVNLDQFDRSKADDIRQLTFVNNQGQTFELSQFATVKEGMGESVLQRIDRLSSITINSQVVGRPSGSIGADIQAKMAKVKLPEGISIEYRGDLKNQADAFGSLGAALLLGIVLIYLIMVALYESTVYPFVVLFSIPVALVGALTALALTMESLTIFSIVGMIMLLGLVAKNAILIVDFANQLKSEGYALKEALIEAGKERLRPILMTTIAMIAGMLPIALASGDGAEVKNGMAWVIIGGLTSSLLLTLFLVPSAYYVVDKIKERLAKRKKRKVKEEMVLEA, from the coding sequence ATGTCAATTACCGAAGTAGCCGTAAAGAGACCGCTCTTCATAACCGTAGTATTCGTAGTACTGGTACTATTCGGTTTGATCAGCTACAACCAATTGTCTTACAATCTTTTGCCTAAATTCGAGGCGAACGTTGTGAGCGTGATGACGACCTACCGCGGTGCATCCGCGGACGAGGTCGAAACGAACGTGACGAAGCATATCGAGGATGCTGTATCGGCCATCGAAGGTTTGGATCAGATCAACTCGACTTCGCAGGAAGGTGTTTCGTCGGTGATTATCCAGTTGAAACAAGGTGTGAGCGTGGACCTGGCACAACAGGAAGCGCAACGCAAAGTGGAGCAGATCATTTCGCTCCTGCCCGATGACGCCGATCGCCCGGTGATCAATAAGTTCTCGACCGATGAAATCCCGGTTTTGAGAATGGGTGTTACTGCGAACCTTTCCCCGTCCGAACTCTATGATCTGATCGACGACAAGCTGAAACCTCAGCTTTCGAACGTGACCGGCGTGGGCCAGGTGACGATTATCGGCGGTACGGAACGCCAGATCCAGGTGAATATCAGTCAGGATAAATTGAAGGCGTACCATTTGTCGATCAGCCAGGTTTCGGCGGCGATCAACAATGCGAATACTTCCTATCCGGCCGGTCAGGTAAAAACCAAGGACGACCAGTTGTCCATCCGATTCGATGCAAAGCTGACTACCGTTGAGAATCTTCGAAATGTAATCGTAGGTAAATCTTCGAATGGCGGGCAAATCTTTCTGCGCGACATTGCGGAGGTGTACGACGGCGTGGCCGACGCTACGGCTGTGAACCACATTAATGGTCGTCCGTCGGTGGCATTACAAATCCAAAAACAATCCGACGCGAATGCCGTGGACGTGAGCAAGCTCACCCGCGAGCGCCTGGCCAGCCTGGAAAAGCAATACGAAGCGCAGGGATTGAAGTTTAATATCGCTTCCGACCAATCGATCTATACATTGGCATCGGCCGACGCGGTGGTATTCGACCTCGGGCTGGCCGTGCTGATCGTGTCCGTGGTGATGCTTTTGTTCCTGCACAGTTTCCGCAGCTCTATGTTCATTCTGGTGGCATTGCCATCCTCGATGATCCCGACATTCATATTAATGAGCCTGATGGGCTTCTCACTGAACCTGATGACACTCATGGCGCTCTCGCTCGTGGTAGGTATCCTCGTCGACGACTCCATTGTGGTTTTGGAAAACATCAACCGCCATATGGAAATGGGGAAAAGCCGCTGGCAAGCCGCATTGGATGGCCGGGCCGAGATCGGGTTTACCGCATTGGCCATTACCCTTGTTGACGTGGTGGTATTCGTGCCGCTTGCATTGACGCAAGGGCTGATTGGTAACATTCTCCGGGAGTTCTCGCTCGTGGTCGTATTCTCGACGCTGATGAGCTTGTTAGTATCATTCACATTAACCCCGTTGCTCGCGTCCCGTTTCGGTAAGCTCGAGGTTTTGGATAAAAACAGCCTTTGGGGCCGTTTGAACCTGGGTTTTGAAAGGTTTCTGGATAATGTAAAAGAAGAATATGGCCGTATCCTGACCTGGGTACTCGGTCATAAACGCTACATTTTCCTGCTTTCGTTTGCATTGATCGTCGGATCCATCGCATTGGTGCCGGGCGGATTCGTAGGAGCGGCATTCATGCAGCAAAGCGACCGCGGCGAGTTGAACGTTTCGCTCGAACTGGCACCGACCGCATCTGTTTACCAGACTAACCAGATAGCGCAAAGGGTTGAGAAGATTCTTTTGGCTAAACCGGAAGTGACCAAGGTATTTACCAACGTCGGGTACAGCAGCACTGGTTTGGGAACTACTTCGAACAGCAATATCGCCGACCTGACCGTTCAGTTGGTGGATAAAAAGGAGCGTAGCATTTCGTCCGAAGAATTTGGCCAGAATATTCAAAAGGAAATCCTGCAAATCCCGGGTGTAAAAGTGACCGTCGCGCCGACTTCGATCACGGGTAATGCCAACCAGGCGCCGATCCAGGTGGCCGTGAAAGGAACCGATATGGCCGTGATCCGTAAAACCGCCGCGCAAGTGAAGGATATCGTGGCGTCCGTACCAGGTACGTCCAACGTCGATTACTCCGTCGACGACCCGAAACCGGAAGTAGGCGTAACCCTCGACCGCGAGAAAATGGCGCAACTCGGCATCAACGCCGCCGAAGTGGGCGCTACCTTGCAAACCGCATTCCGCGGCGACGACCGTTCGAAATTCAAACAGAATGGCAAGGAGTACGACATTATGGTCAACCTCGACCAGTTCGACCGCTCGAAGGCCGACGATATCCGCCAGCTAACTTTCGTGAACAACCAGGGCCAGACCTTCGAGTTATCGCAATTCGCAACTGTGAAGGAAGGAATGGGCGAAAGTGTGTTGCAGCGTATCGACCGCCTGTCGTCGATTACCATCAACTCGCAGGTAGTCGGTCGTCCGTCGGGCTCCATCGGTGCCGACATTCAGGCCAAAATGGCGAAAGTGAAGCTCCCGGAGGGCATCAGCATCGAATACCGCGGTGATCTGAAAAACCAGGCCGACGCATTCGGTAGCCTCGGTGCCGCGTTGCTACTTGGTATCGTGCTCATCTACCTGATCATGGTGGCGCTCTACGAAAGTACCGTTTATCCGTTCGTCGTGCTCTTCTCGATCCCGGTGGCCCTGGTCGGTGCATTAACCGCTCTCGCGCTCACCATGGAAAGTTTGACCATATTCTCCATTGTGGGTATGATCATGCTCCTGGGTCTGGTAGCCAAAAACGCCATCCTGATCGTCGACTTCGCCAACCAGCTAAAATCGGAAGGCTATGCATTAAAAGAAGCCCTCATCGAAGCCGGTAAGGAACGTCTCCGCCCGATCCTGATGACGACCATCGCGATGATCGCGGGTATGCTCCCCATCGCCCTTGCTTCCGGCGACGGCGCCGAGGTGAAGAATGGTATGGCCTGGGTGATCATCGGTGGTTTGACGAGCTCACTTCTTCTGACGCTGTTCCTGGTGCCTAGCGCATATTATGTGGTGGATAAAATCAAGGAGCGGTTGGCGAAGCGGAAGAAGCGGAAAGTGAAGGAGGAGATGGTTTTGGAGGCATAG
- a CDS encoding helix-turn-helix transcriptional regulator yields the protein MKTREDLLRSPTYWLTDMQIEVFNLLNTYMEENNLTQKQVAEKLNVSPSYVSQVLNGNFNFTISKLVELALLVGKAPIIQFETIEDILRAEQLQKKAEVKFKRKKTADLVPSAVKNA from the coding sequence ATGAAAACTCGCGAGGATCTTCTAAGAAGCCCCACCTACTGGCTGACCGACATGCAGATTGAAGTTTTCAATCTGCTCAACACTTATATGGAAGAAAACAATCTGACTCAGAAACAGGTCGCCGAGAAGTTAAATGTTTCTCCTTCCTATGTTTCTCAGGTTTTGAATGGGAATTTCAATTTTACCATTTCAAAGTTGGTCGAACTCGCATTGCTGGTTGGAAAGGCACCGATCATTCAGTTTGAGACAATTGAGGATATTTTGAGGGCAGAGCAACTGCAAAAGAAGGCAGAAGTCAAATTCAAGAGAAAGAAGACAGCGGATTTGGTGCCCTCGGCAGTTAAAAATGCGTGA
- a CDS encoding TolC family protein — protein MKSKWIAAIIIATVSVAPGWAQTRLTLKDCIAYGIKNNGNVKIAQYKESTAVQQGREALAGYLPQVAGNASLDDNLKLQSTVLPGALFGGEDRRVALGTKYQSNASAQVDQVVFDQSLLIGIKANKPNQENAALNSRKTKENIIYNVANAYYQVFVTSQQIALLKDNLDKTSQILGTLKLQLDNGVIKKVDYDRTQVNLNNIKSQLTLAESNLTLAENQLKFQMGMPLSEQLVLADNPLDQPFKLVEPGQFDAANLTDFKIQNLNMELQELEKARIKAGYLPKLSVYGRYGVQALGNDLGASWGNWFSYGAIGLKVSIPIFDSFRRDAQYKQADLNLMTQKEQLKLNVQNYELQNSNALTQLQKAKSNLASDENNVALAKEVYDVTTLQYREGTVPLTDLLNAETSYKEAQSNYINSMLSYYQAKLGLEQSQGSLNDFYTALP, from the coding sequence ATGAAAAGTAAATGGATCGCAGCAATCATAATCGCAACCGTTTCGGTGGCGCCGGGCTGGGCGCAGACGCGCCTGACCCTGAAAGATTGCATCGCATACGGGATCAAGAATAACGGAAATGTCAAAATAGCGCAGTACAAGGAAAGTACGGCAGTTCAGCAGGGACGTGAGGCGCTGGCGGGTTATTTGCCCCAGGTAGCGGGTAACGCGTCGCTCGACGACAACCTGAAACTGCAATCGACCGTACTGCCGGGAGCGCTCTTCGGGGGCGAGGACCGGCGGGTGGCATTGGGTACCAAATACCAGAGCAATGCTTCGGCGCAAGTCGACCAGGTGGTTTTCGACCAGTCGCTGCTCATAGGCATCAAGGCCAACAAGCCCAATCAGGAGAATGCCGCATTGAACTCGCGCAAAACGAAGGAAAACATTATTTATAATGTAGCCAACGCCTATTACCAGGTGTTTGTGACTTCGCAGCAGATCGCGCTTTTGAAGGATAACCTGGATAAAACGAGCCAGATACTGGGCACTTTGAAGCTGCAACTCGACAACGGCGTGATCAAGAAAGTGGATTATGACCGCACGCAGGTGAATTTGAACAATATCAAATCCCAACTAACATTGGCCGAAAGCAACCTTACCCTTGCCGAAAACCAGTTGAAGTTCCAGATGGGCATGCCGCTGAGCGAACAACTTGTTTTGGCAGATAATCCGCTGGACCAACCGTTCAAACTCGTTGAACCCGGCCAATTCGACGCGGCTAACCTCACCGATTTTAAAATTCAGAACCTGAATATGGAATTGCAGGAATTGGAGAAAGCGCGGATTAAGGCGGGATATCTGCCCAAACTATCGGTTTACGGGCGCTATGGCGTACAGGCGCTGGGCAATGATCTCGGAGCTTCGTGGGGTAACTGGTTCAGTTACGGCGCCATCGGTCTGAAAGTGAGCATCCCGATTTTCGACAGCTTCCGCCGCGACGCGCAATACAAGCAGGCTGATCTGAACCTGATGACGCAGAAAGAGCAGCTGAAACTGAACGTTCAGAACTACGAACTGCAAAACAGCAACGCGTTGACCCAGCTTCAAAAAGCAAAATCCAACCTGGCCAGCGACGAAAACAACGTAGCCCTCGCAAAAGAGGTGTACGACGTGACCACGCTTCAATACCGCGAAGGCACAGTTCCGCTCACCGACTTGCTCAATGCCGAAACCTCCTACAAGGAAGCGCAAAGCAACTACATCAACTCGATGCTGAGTTACTATCAGGCGAAACTCGGATTGGAACAGTCGCAAGGCAGCCTCAACGATTTTTACACAGCATTACCATAA
- a CDS encoding ATP-binding protein, with the protein MITRDTQIEILKLLEEFPAVGILGPRQIGKTTLAFQIAKTISPEPIYLDLESPSDVAQLSEPELYFEKYADRTIILDEIQRTPEIFAVLRGVIDKRRRAGKRTGQFLILGSASLDLLQQSSESLAGRIAYTRLPGIKATEIDTADLDKLWIRGGFPESFLAANDSSSFEWRQNLITTYLERDVPQFGFKIPAMVLRNFWTMLANSQGGIANLSRIAAGLGISVPTATRYLDLLEDLFLVRKLQPWFSNIGKRLVRTPKIYIRDSGITHSLLKIRNLDDLFGHPVLGGSWEGFIIENLIAMLPSWVTPYYYRTAAGAEIDLVLEINHQTRIAIEIKRSLTPAVSKGFTVGCEDIKASHKYFVYPGQSSYVISKDVNVVPLVEMMEKIKSLAGS; encoded by the coding sequence ATGATCACAAGAGACACCCAAATAGAGATACTGAAATTACTGGAAGAGTTTCCAGCAGTAGGCATTCTTGGTCCCAGGCAAATCGGCAAGACAACACTCGCATTTCAGATTGCGAAGACGATTTCACCCGAACCTATTTATCTCGATCTCGAATCCCCTTCGGACGTCGCCCAGTTAAGTGAGCCCGAGCTGTATTTCGAAAAATATGCCGACAGAACGATCATTCTTGACGAAATCCAGCGCACGCCCGAAATCTTCGCAGTACTTCGCGGCGTGATCGATAAGCGTCGCCGTGCCGGAAAGCGCACCGGGCAATTTTTGATTCTGGGCTCGGCTTCTCTCGATCTTTTGCAACAATCTTCCGAAAGTCTTGCAGGACGAATAGCCTATACGCGACTGCCTGGTATCAAGGCAACCGAAATCGATACAGCCGATCTGGACAAACTTTGGATACGGGGTGGTTTTCCGGAAAGTTTTCTGGCAGCAAATGATTCATCCAGCTTCGAATGGCGCCAAAATCTGATCACTACCTATCTCGAACGCGACGTTCCGCAATTCGGCTTCAAAATTCCGGCGATGGTACTGCGCAACTTTTGGACTATGCTCGCCAATTCGCAGGGCGGCATCGCAAACCTCAGCCGTATTGCGGCCGGGCTGGGCATCAGCGTTCCCACAGCCACACGCTATCTCGATTTGCTGGAAGACCTATTTCTGGTCAGAAAGCTCCAACCCTGGTTCTCCAACATCGGGAAACGCCTCGTGCGCACACCTAAGATTTACATTCGCGACAGCGGCATTACGCACAGTTTACTGAAAATCAGAAATCTGGACGACCTGTTCGGTCACCCTGTCCTGGGGGGAAGTTGGGAAGGATTTATCATCGAAAACCTGATTGCAATGCTTCCTTCTTGGGTCACGCCGTACTATTACCGAACGGCCGCTGGTGCAGAAATCGATCTGGTGCTTGAAATTAATCATCAGACCAGGATTGCCATTGAAATCAAACGATCATTGACGCCTGCCGTCAGCAAAGGATTTACCGTCGGCTGCGAGGACATCAAGGCTTCGCATAAGTATTTTGTGTATCCGGGGCAGAGTAGTTATGTCATTTCGAAAGATGTAAATGTGGTGCCGTTGGTGGAGATGATGGAGAAAATTAAAAGTTTGGCCGGTTCCTAA
- a CDS encoding efflux RND transporter periplasmic adaptor subunit: MKRKLIIIGSIALIGVLIGLRLVANKAKIDEKKKMPDNKNVTIPVTAIAVKEGSADQQLIRTGSLIPYKEAEIMATAAGKVLSVKYDLGSHVTQGATIVKVDSRLKELSLQATELNINKLKKDTDRYTKLLAGNAATEIQVNDTKYNYENALNQAEQIKQQISDASIQAPISGRVVKKNIEPGEFVNVGTSLGTILDVSRLKVQVMINENDVYKLKEGQHVQVSTSIFPGRKIDGVISYIAPQGDESHNYPVEIVIKNSTGLKAGTFVTVEFQQKSSQQALLIPRSALVESVRNPYVYMVEGGLAKQRKIEVGREIGDNVEVLSGLKAGETVVTTGQINLSEGAAVTVTQ, from the coding sequence ATGAAAAGAAAACTCATCATCATCGGTTCCATCGCCCTCATCGGCGTCCTGATCGGTTTGCGGCTTGTTGCCAACAAGGCCAAGATCGACGAGAAGAAGAAAATGCCCGACAATAAAAACGTGACTATTCCGGTAACAGCCATCGCTGTGAAGGAAGGCAGCGCAGACCAGCAGCTCATCCGCACGGGTAGCCTTATTCCTTATAAAGAAGCGGAAATCATGGCTACCGCGGCAGGTAAAGTACTTTCGGTGAAATACGATCTCGGCTCGCACGTAACGCAGGGCGCGACGATCGTGAAAGTGGATAGCCGCCTGAAAGAGCTGTCGCTCCAAGCCACTGAATTGAATATCAATAAACTGAAAAAAGACACCGACCGCTATACCAAATTGCTGGCGGGCAATGCGGCTACGGAGATCCAGGTGAACGATACCAAATACAACTACGAAAATGCATTAAACCAGGCCGAGCAGATCAAACAGCAGATCAGCGACGCGTCTATCCAGGCGCCGATCAGCGGCCGCGTTGTGAAGAAAAACATCGAGCCGGGCGAGTTTGTGAACGTAGGCACCTCGCTGGGAACGATCCTCGACGTGTCGCGCCTGAAAGTGCAGGTGATGATCAACGAAAACGATGTGTACAAGCTGAAAGAAGGCCAGCACGTGCAGGTTAGCACCAGCATTTTCCCCGGCAGGAAGATCGACGGCGTGATTTCCTACATCGCCCCGCAAGGCGACGAGTCGCACAACTATCCGGTGGAGATTGTGATCAAAAATTCGACCGGACTAAAAGCCGGTACATTCGTAACCGTGGAATTCCAGCAAAAAAGCAGCCAGCAGGCATTGCTGATCCCGCGCAGCGCGCTTGTGGAAAGCGTGCGTAACCCGTATGTGTACATGGTGGAAGGCGGCTTGGCGAAGCAGCGTAAGATCGAAGTAGGCCGTGAAATAGGCGATAACGTAGAGGTGTTGTCCGGCCTGAAAGCGGGCGAGACGGTGGTTACGACCGGGCAGATCAACCTGAGCGAAGGCGCGGCGGTTACCGTTACCCAATAA
- a CDS encoding MarR family transcriptional regulator: MSANIDSWQNLREELKNSLQFKLGAVTKTVFKKMNAELVNEGIPVLAEQLPILMVVYFQEQARTQQDIANILQKDKAGIQRSVQTLHKDGFLKIEGDLEDKRKNLISLTPSGKFVCERIQSLAIAFNSQIMEHFTEQEWATFLGYLDRVVKIVDK, translated from the coding sequence ATGAGCGCAAACATCGATAGCTGGCAGAACCTTCGGGAGGAGTTGAAGAACTCCCTGCAGTTCAAACTCGGGGCTGTCACCAAAACTGTTTTCAAGAAAATGAATGCGGAGCTGGTCAATGAGGGAATACCCGTTTTGGCCGAGCAGCTTCCGATCCTTATGGTTGTATATTTCCAGGAACAGGCACGCACGCAACAGGACATTGCGAATATTTTACAGAAAGATAAAGCGGGTATCCAGCGTTCGGTGCAGACTTTGCATAAGGATGGCTTCCTGAAAATCGAGGGCGACTTAGAGGATAAAAGAAAGAACCTGATATCGCTTACACCAAGCGGAAAGTTTGTCTGTGAGCGTATTCAATCGCTGGCAATCGCATTCAATAGCCAGATTATGGAGCATTTTACAGAGCAGGAATGGGCTACTTTCCTGGGGTATCTGGACCGCGTCGTCAAAATAGTAGACAAATAA